The sequence ACCCGTACGCGCAGCGCCTGCATCCCGCGTCCCGAGCCGCCCGCCTGCCAGTACGTCCAGCCGCCCGCCTCGGTGGGTTCCATCGCGCCGGCGCGGACGACCGAGCCCGGTCCGGCGGGGGTCTCGCCGAGGAGTTCGGAGACCGTCGTACCGTAGGTGCGTGCCAGGGCGAGCAGCATCGGCAGGCTCGGCTGCCTGCGGCCCGTCTCCAGCCTGGAGAGGTGGGCCGGGGAGAGGCTCGCGGCCTTCGCCGCCGCCTCCAGCGTGAGGCCCGCGCGGCGGCGCAGTTCCCGCAGGTGCGGGGCGACGGTGACGGCGAGTTCTTCGGACGCGCCTTCGGGCTCGGTGCTCATGCCTCCATTCAGCCACCGTCGTGCCTCTCGGGC comes from Streptomyces sp. Tu6071 and encodes:
- a CDS encoding helix-turn-helix domain-containing protein codes for the protein MSTEPEGASEELAVTVAPHLRELRRRAGLTLEAAAKAASLSPAHLSRLETGRRQPSLPMLLALARTYGTTVSELLGETPAGPGSVVRAGAMEPTEAGGWTYWQAGGSGRGMQALRVRVPYGSQGDIVRVHPGEEWLHVLTGRLRLRLGDSAHLLGPGDSAHFDSLTPHRIAAADPDGAVLLFVHTLLQSPLGALCLGDVHPGGA